From the genome of Biomphalaria glabrata chromosome 1, xgBioGlab47.1, whole genome shotgun sequence, one region includes:
- the LOC106062645 gene encoding E3 ubiquitin-protein ligase HACE1-like isoform X2 translates to MCQPPPIIYAVIKGDLPKVKSLIAQGHSVNVTDEKGATALHWSCSKDDERLCDYLLEVGCNVKAKIQNGSTALHVAADHGCIGCARVLIKRGAELDTPNDRCDTPLHAAAHRGHLDIIKLLVQAGANPMVSNKHGMTPLAEASAKSFDTCVQFLLPYTNNLLSSEEKESQKYKNRQNEEQTSSFNIQPESTYYKPVNNVIDNSPLNKKNVTNSSGYLSEKLSKHDLPSCPSSVLSIDSDYSSYTSDRDVTPFNEMTMPSVGYISTFDSLLNKAVVVASQVGSPVRSSMVERHSERLGHTLPESAVPPELPPRPSWLCKPELVPRISSCRNVLSYTTGRENNTKTLVGLEVHQFIEQLQERMLAMQEQLARYETSNNHLRTQVEHLTEENKSLKTENEQLKRQQFMAQPTQCNPHYQCFSDIDEGMHSGSYWMTQTHDKLNRLNSIEYNSIYGSLGSREPVESNELA, encoded by the exons ATGTGTCAACCACCCCCAATAATTTATGCAGTGATCAAGGGTGATCTGCCAAAGGTGAAGTCCTTGATAGCTCAAGGTCATTCAGTGAACGTAACAGACGAGAAAGGGGCCACAGCTCTGCACTGGTCCTGCAGTAAAGACGATGAGAGACTCTGTGACTATCTTTTGGAAGTTGGATGCAATGtgaaggcaaaaatacaaaatgGAAGCACGGCACTGCATGTTGCAGCCGATCATGGCTGTATTGGATGTGCCAGGGTCTTGATCAAAAG AGGTGCAGAGCTGGACACCCCCAATGACCGATGTGATACACCTCTACATGCAGCGGCGCACAGAGGGCATCTAGACATTATTAAGTTGCTGGTTCAAGCAGGGGCCAATCCTATGGTCTCAAACAAACATGGAATGACCCCTCTGGCAGAGGCTTCTGCTAAAAGTTTTGACACTTGTGTACAGTTTCTTCTACCTTATACAA ATAATTTATTGTCTtcagaagaaaaagaaagccaAAAATACAAGAACAGACAAAATGAAGAACAAACATCAAGTTTCAATATTCAACCAGAAAGTACTTATTATAAACCAGTAAACAATGTGATAGACAATTCtccattaaacaaaaaaaatgtcaccaATAGTTCTGGATATTTAAGTGAAAAACTTAGCAAACATGACCTACCTTCTTGTCCTAGCAGTGTATTGTCTATAGATTCTGATTATTCATCCTATACATCTGATAGAGATGTGACACCTTTCAACGAGATGACTATGCCATCAGTTGGTTACATCTCTACTTTTGACTCCCTGCTCAACAAAGCTGTAGTAGTAGCCTCTCAGGTTGGAAGCCCTGTCAGAAGCTCTATGGTTGAAAGACATTCAGAGAGATTGGGACATACATTGCCAGAAAGTGCAGTCCCTCCTGAACTGCCCCCAAGGCCATCCTGGCTTTGCAAGCCTGAACTTGTACCCAGGATATCATCATGTAGGAATGTGCTGTCTTACACTACTGGCAGAGAGAACAACACTAAGACATTGGTAGGACTGGAGGTGCATCAGTTCATTGAACAGTTGCAAGAGAGAATGCTGGCCATGCAAGAACAACTTGCCAGATATGAAACCAGCAATAATCATCTTAGAACTCAAGTGGAACACTTAACAGAAGAGAACAAATCGCTTAAAACTGAGAACGAACAACTCAAAAGGCAGCAGTTCATGGCACAGCCAACCCAATGCAATCCTCACTACCAATGTTTTTCAGACATTGATGAAGGGATGCACTCTGGATCCTATTGGATGACTCAAACTCATGATAAACTCAATCGTTTAAATTCTATAGAATACAACTCAATATATGGTAGTCTAGGAAGTCGTGAGCCAGTAGAGAGCAATGAATTAGCTTAG
- the LOC106062645 gene encoding E3 ubiquitin-protein ligase HACE1-like isoform X1, whose translation MYKTLVKEHRTGCYEDQTEQGLKTKGMCQPPPIIYAVIKGDLPKVKSLIAQGHSVNVTDEKGATALHWSCSKDDERLCDYLLEVGCNVKAKIQNGSTALHVAADHGCIGCARVLIKRGAELDTPNDRCDTPLHAAAHRGHLDIIKLLVQAGANPMVSNKHGMTPLAEASAKSFDTCVQFLLPYTNNLLSSEEKESQKYKNRQNEEQTSSFNIQPESTYYKPVNNVIDNSPLNKKNVTNSSGYLSEKLSKHDLPSCPSSVLSIDSDYSSYTSDRDVTPFNEMTMPSVGYISTFDSLLNKAVVVASQVGSPVRSSMVERHSERLGHTLPESAVPPELPPRPSWLCKPELVPRISSCRNVLSYTTGRENNTKTLVGLEVHQFIEQLQERMLAMQEQLARYETSNNHLRTQVEHLTEENKSLKTENEQLKRQQFMAQPTQCNPHYQCFSDIDEGMHSGSYWMTQTHDKLNRLNSIEYNSIYGSLGSREPVESNELA comes from the exons atgtacaaaacttTAGTAAAAGAACATAGAACTG GATGTTACGAAGATCAGACTGAGCAGGGACTAAAGACTAAGGGGATGTGTCAACCACCCCCAATAATTTATGCAGTGATCAAGGGTGATCTGCCAAAGGTGAAGTCCTTGATAGCTCAAGGTCATTCAGTGAACGTAACAGACGAGAAAGGGGCCACAGCTCTGCACTGGTCCTGCAGTAAAGACGATGAGAGACTCTGTGACTATCTTTTGGAAGTTGGATGCAATGtgaaggcaaaaatacaaaatgGAAGCACGGCACTGCATGTTGCAGCCGATCATGGCTGTATTGGATGTGCCAGGGTCTTGATCAAAAG AGGTGCAGAGCTGGACACCCCCAATGACCGATGTGATACACCTCTACATGCAGCGGCGCACAGAGGGCATCTAGACATTATTAAGTTGCTGGTTCAAGCAGGGGCCAATCCTATGGTCTCAAACAAACATGGAATGACCCCTCTGGCAGAGGCTTCTGCTAAAAGTTTTGACACTTGTGTACAGTTTCTTCTACCTTATACAA ATAATTTATTGTCTtcagaagaaaaagaaagccaAAAATACAAGAACAGACAAAATGAAGAACAAACATCAAGTTTCAATATTCAACCAGAAAGTACTTATTATAAACCAGTAAACAATGTGATAGACAATTCtccattaaacaaaaaaaatgtcaccaATAGTTCTGGATATTTAAGTGAAAAACTTAGCAAACATGACCTACCTTCTTGTCCTAGCAGTGTATTGTCTATAGATTCTGATTATTCATCCTATACATCTGATAGAGATGTGACACCTTTCAACGAGATGACTATGCCATCAGTTGGTTACATCTCTACTTTTGACTCCCTGCTCAACAAAGCTGTAGTAGTAGCCTCTCAGGTTGGAAGCCCTGTCAGAAGCTCTATGGTTGAAAGACATTCAGAGAGATTGGGACATACATTGCCAGAAAGTGCAGTCCCTCCTGAACTGCCCCCAAGGCCATCCTGGCTTTGCAAGCCTGAACTTGTACCCAGGATATCATCATGTAGGAATGTGCTGTCTTACACTACTGGCAGAGAGAACAACACTAAGACATTGGTAGGACTGGAGGTGCATCAGTTCATTGAACAGTTGCAAGAGAGAATGCTGGCCATGCAAGAACAACTTGCCAGATATGAAACCAGCAATAATCATCTTAGAACTCAAGTGGAACACTTAACAGAAGAGAACAAATCGCTTAAAACTGAGAACGAACAACTCAAAAGGCAGCAGTTCATGGCACAGCCAACCCAATGCAATCCTCACTACCAATGTTTTTCAGACATTGATGAAGGGATGCACTCTGGATCCTATTGGATGACTCAAACTCATGATAAACTCAATCGTTTAAATTCTATAGAATACAACTCAATATATGGTAGTCTAGGAAGTCGTGAGCCAGTAGAGAGCAATGAATTAGCTTAG